Proteins from one Cryptomeria japonica chromosome 4, Sugi_1.0, whole genome shotgun sequence genomic window:
- the LOC131065493 gene encoding uncharacterized protein LOC131065493, with translation MSSAGHKWILVATDYFTRWTEVVSLKDAIENSVVQFLEGIATRFGSPSTIISDNAKAFVGSQISLWAVQHDVFLKTSSNYYPQGNGLADSSNKNLIRIIKRTLEDNQRLWHLKLGTTLWADRVIPKRSLRNSPFILVYGREARLPLSLEFPSLDLAHQLEVLENDALSVRYVELTQNEEVGEKSKQDLNVNQG, from the coding sequence ATGTCAAGTGCAGGCCACAAGTGGATTTTGGTTGCCACAGACTACTTCACAAGGTGGACAGAGGTTGTTTCTTTGAAGGATGCAATTGAGAATTCAGTGGTCCAATTCCTTGAGGGAATTGCAACCAGATTTGGATCCccttccaccatcatatcagacaatgccaaGGCCTTTGTGGGATCTCAGATCAGTCTATGGGCAGTCCAGCATGATGTGTTTctgaaaacatcatcaaattactatccccaaggcaatggcttaGCTGATTCCTCCAACAAAAATCTtattagaatcatcaagaggactcttgaagacaatcagaggtTGTGGCACCTCAAATTGGGAACAACCTTGTGGGCTGATAGGGTTATTCCCAAGAGATCTTTGAGAAACTCACCTTTCATACTAGTGTATGGAAGGGAAGCAAGGCTTCCCTTATCCCTTGAGTTTCCATCCCTGGACCTGGCACATCAATTGGAGGTCCTAGAAAATGATGCCCTATCAGTGAGGTATGTTGAACTTACACAAAATGAAGAGGTCGGGGAGAAATCCAAGCAGGATTTAAATGTCAATCAGGGGTAG